In one Thermosipho ferrireducens genomic region, the following are encoded:
- a CDS encoding YicC/YloC family endoribonuclease has protein sequence MPKSMTGYGKLDYVDENYRISCEIKTVNSKVLDVSVSLPYYLSGKENLATSIVSKYVKRGKVHVKINTRFLKPVELKIDFAMARSYFEVLESIRESLNIQSSINLSDILVFREIFHSELDSDEIERLWNKVVKVLENTLEVVDKERQIEGEKLSKDLKKLVDKLMDISNEIEKYSHLLKQEIAKRIKENVEEILPENVELDANQFETAVALIADKADIREEIVRLKSHLNRCKELLNQNNPVGTLLNFLSQEIHRELNTILSKSRMLEISNLAIDGKFVNSQIKEQVQNIE, from the coding sequence TTGCCAAAAAGTATGACGGGGTATGGAAAGTTGGACTATGTGGATGAAAATTACAGAATCTCATGTGAAATCAAAACGGTAAATTCAAAAGTCCTTGATGTTAGTGTTTCTTTGCCTTATTATTTAAGTGGAAAAGAAAATTTGGCAACTTCAATAGTGTCTAAATACGTTAAAAGAGGTAAAGTTCACGTAAAAATTAATACACGCTTTTTAAAGCCAGTTGAGTTAAAGATAGATTTTGCCATGGCAAGGTCGTATTTTGAAGTACTTGAAAGTATAAGAGAGAGCTTAAATATTCAATCTTCAATAAATTTGTCTGATATTCTTGTATTTCGAGAGATCTTTCATTCTGAGCTGGATTCTGATGAAATCGAGAGACTCTGGAATAAAGTTGTTAAAGTTCTTGAAAATACGTTAGAAGTGGTTGATAAGGAAAGGCAAATTGAAGGAGAAAAGTTATCTAAGGATTTAAAAAAGCTGGTAGATAAGCTTATGGATATTTCAAATGAGATAGAAAAATATTCCCATCTTTTAAAGCAAGAAATAGCAAAACGTATAAAGGAAAATGTTGAAGAAATATTACCGGAAAATGTAGAGCTTGATGCAAATCAATTTGAAACAGCTGTGGCTCTAATAGCAGATAAAGCTGATATTAGAGAAGAGATTGTAAGGTTGAAAAGTCATTTAAACAGGTGTAAAGAACTTTTAAACCAAAATAATCCAGTGGGTACTCTCTTGAATTTTCTTTCTCAGGAGATTCATAGGGAACTGAACACTATTCTTTCAAAAAGTCGTATGCTGGAAATTAGTAATTTAGCAATAGATGGGAAGTTTGTAAATTCTCAAATTAAAGAACAAGTACAGAATATTGAGTAA
- a CDS encoding 2-oxoacid:acceptor oxidoreductase family protein, which yields MRFIFAGFGGQGVMLMGQILSYAGMIEGKNVTWIPSYGPEMRGGTANCTVVVSDEEVASPVVDKADVVVAMNIPSMLKFQNFVTKNGYLFLNESVIDREPDVKDGISIIKVSCNEIADKLGNLKVANMVMLGAVIAKTGIVSKESIEKAFQKKLTGKKSHLIDLNKQAIEEGMKIAKG from the coding sequence ATGAGATTCATTTTTGCAGGTTTTGGTGGACAAGGTGTAATGTTAATGGGACAGATTTTATCATATGCTGGGATGATAGAAGGTAAAAATGTTACATGGATACCTTCCTATGGCCCAGAAATGCGCGGAGGAACTGCTAACTGTACAGTTGTAGTAAGTGATGAAGAAGTAGCTTCTCCTGTGGTGGATAAAGCTGATGTGGTTGTAGCTATGAATATCCCTTCTATGTTGAAATTCCAGAATTTTGTTACAAAAAATGGGTATCTGTTCCTTAATGAATCGGTTATAGATCGAGAACCTGATGTAAAAGATGGAATAAGCATCATAAAAGTTTCGTGTAACGAGATAGCGGATAAACTTGGAAATTTAAAGGTTGCAAATATGGTTATGTTAGGAGCAGTTATTGCAAAAACTGGTATCGTGTCTAAAGAAAGTATAGAAAAAGCTTTCCAGAAGAAACTTACTGGAAAAAAATCTCATCTTATAGATTTAAATAAACAGGCTATTGAAGAAGGTATGAAAATTGCTAAAGGCTAA
- a CDS encoding thiamine pyrophosphate-dependent enzyme has product MQVIYKKPEALGEKEFTYCPGCHHGIIHRLVAEVVDELGIREKTLVVAPIGCSVFAYQFFNMDGTVAPHGRAPAVATGIKRSRPDLMVFTYQGDGDLAAIGTAEIIHAANRGEKITTIFVNNAIYGMTGGQMAPTTLLGMKTTTTPYGRKAENDGYPMHMCEFLKEAKGVAYLARTKVTTPQDVEKTKKAIKKAFLAQINELGFGMVEILSTCPTNWGIDPITSMKWLEENMIPEYPLGVFVDKVGDEK; this is encoded by the coding sequence ATGCAGGTTATTTATAAAAAGCCTGAAGCACTTGGAGAAAAAGAGTTTACATATTGTCCAGGATGTCATCATGGAATTATTCATAGACTTGTTGCAGAAGTAGTTGATGAACTTGGTATAAGAGAGAAAACATTGGTAGTCGCACCTATAGGATGTTCAGTTTTTGCGTATCAGTTTTTTAACATGGATGGTACAGTAGCACCTCATGGTAGAGCTCCTGCAGTTGCTACTGGAATTAAAAGATCAAGGCCGGATTTAATGGTTTTCACATATCAGGGAGATGGAGATTTGGCCGCCATAGGAACAGCTGAAATTATTCATGCTGCAAATCGTGGAGAAAAAATTACGACAATATTTGTGAATAATGCAATATATGGTATGACAGGTGGTCAAATGGCTCCAACAACCCTTCTTGGTATGAAAACTACCACTACTCCATATGGAAGAAAAGCAGAGAATGATGGCTATCCAATGCATATGTGTGAATTTTTGAAAGAGGCTAAAGGTGTAGCCTATCTTGCAAGAACTAAAGTTACAACACCGCAGGATGTGGAAAAAACCAAAAAGGCTATAAAAAAAGCATTCCTTGCCCAGATTAACGAATTAGGGTTTGGAATGGTAGAAATACTTTCAACCTGTCCAACAAATTGGGGTATTGATCCTATAACCTCAATGAAGTGGCTTGAAGAAAATATGATTCCAGAGTATCCCCTTGGAGTCTTTGTGGATAAGGTTGGTGATGAGAAATGA